One Bosea sp. 124 genomic window, CGGACGAGATAGAGCTTGATCGATTCATGGATCGTGTCGACGCCGTCATCCGCCTCGGCGATGACGCGCGAGAGCTTCAGCTCGTCTTTCTCCAGCAGCGTCATCGTGTCCCGCAGCATTCCCTCGACGCGATCTCCGAGATGCAGCGCCTCGCGCATGGCGCAGGCGAGCGCCTCGGTCGGGCTGTCGAGGATGTTGGGGTCGAGATAACGCGGCGTGACCTCAGTCCCGGCCGACTCCTTGCCGGGCATAAGCCGCGCGACGAGCGTCGAGACGGGCGTGACGAAGGGCAGAAAGAGCAGCGCGCCGGCGAAGTTCAGCGCGACATGGAATTCGATCGCCAGGCGCGCATCGACGGAGGGCAGCGCGAGCATCCAGCCCGACAGCGGGCCGACGAAGGGCAGCACCACAAGCGCGAGGACGACCCGCGTCACGAGATTGCCGACGGCGGCGCGGCGCTGGGCGGCGGGCGCGCCGATCTGGTCGAGCACTGGGATCAGGGCATTGCCGAGATTGGCGCCGATCACCAGCGTCAGCGCGGTCGCGGGCGGAAACAGCCCGGAGGCGGCGAAGGTCGCGATCAACAGAATGACCGCGATGCTGGAATGGGTCAGCCAGGTCGCGGCGATCGCGACGAGCGCCGCCAGCAAGGGTTCGCTCGCCAGCGCCCCAAGCAGGGTCCGGAAGGTCGGCGACTGGGCGAGCGGGGCGGCCGCAGCGTTGAGTTCGATCAGGGAGAGCAGGATCAGGCCGATGCCGACGAGGACGCGGCCGATATTGCGGGCGCGGTCCATCGCCTCGTGGCCGAGATAGAGCGCGACGCCGAGCGCCATGCAGACGCCCCAGAGCCAGCCCAGATCCATCGAGATGACGAAAGCCGCCAGAGCCGTGCCGAAATTGGCGCCGAGCAGCACGGCCAGCGCCATCGCCGGCGCGATCAGGTTGCGACCGGCGAAGGAGGAGACCAGCAGCGTCGTCGCAGTCGAGCTCTGCAGCACCATCGTCACCGCGGCGCCGCTGCCGAACGCGGCAAAGCGGTTCTGGGTGAAGGTCTGCAGCGCCTGGCGCAGCGAGGAGCCGAAGGCGCGCATCGCCCCCGTCCGCACCAGCCTGACCGACCAGATCAGCAGCGCGACGCCGCCGGCCAGGTGAATCAGGATCGTGGTCGCGCTGTCGCTCGTCGTCATCGCCGCTGCATCTCTCTCCGTCTCACCAGGCCAAGCTAACGCCGAATCGTCGCTTTTTCATTAGCCAACTTATTACTCATGCGCGCAAAACATGCTGATTTTGCGGCAGGACGGTCGGTTTTTACGCAGATCCAGCACGTCGCCGGGTCAGGCCGGCGGAATCAGCGTCACACCCGAGCCGGCAAAGGTCAGCCGCACGGGCGTGCCCGGCTCAAGCATGGCGTGATGGCCGTACTGGACGACGAAAAGCTCGCCGACCGGGGTCTCGACCATGATATCGAGGTGATTGCCGAGATAGGCGCATTTGGCGACCGTCCCCGGCAGCGAAGGCGAGCCGGTCTCGCCCGACAGCAGCAGGCTTTCCGGGCGGATCGCGACCTTGGCTGGGCCGGGGCCGAGCCCCCGCGCCGGCAGGGAGACGGTGGCGGGCCCGACCGCGACCTCGGCCCGGCCGTCGGCCACGGCCTTGACGGTGACGTCGATCAGGTTGGCGTCGCCGATGAAATCGGCGACGAAGGCATTGGCGGGCTCCTCATAGAGCGCGCGCGGGGCGCCTTGCTGGGCGATCTTAGCATTCGACATGACGATGATCTTGTCGGAGACGGCGAGCGCCTCCTCCTGGTCATGGGTGACATAGGCGACGGTCAGGTTGAGGTTCTGCTGCAGTTCGCGGATTTCCTCGCGGACCCGGCGGCGCAGCTTGGCGTCCAGATTGGAGAGCGGCTCGTCGAAGAGCAGGACCTGCGGCTCCAGCACGAGCGCACGCGCCACGGCGACGCGCTGTTGCTGGCCGCCGGAGAGCTCGGACGGGTAGCGGTTCTCGAAGCCCTTCAGGCCGACCAGCGCGAGCTTGTCCAGCGCCATCTCGCGGGACTTCTCCTTGCCCAGGCCCTTCACCGTCGGGCCATAGGCGGCATTCTCCAGCACGCTCATATGCGGGAACAGCGCATAGGACTGGAACACCATGCTGACGTCGCGATCGGCGGCCGAGAGCTTCGTCACGTCCTGTCCGCCGATCAGGATCTGTCCGTCGCTGGCGATCTCGAGGCCGGCGATCATGCGCAAGGTCGTCGTCTTGCCGCAGCCGGAGGGGCCGAGCAGCGTCACCAGCTTGCCCGCCTCGACGGTGAAGCTGACATTGTCGACCGCCGTGACGGCGCCGTAGCGCATGGAGACGTTACGGAATTCGACGGATGCGGGCCCGGCCTTCGTCAACTTGCTGCTCCCTGGCTGATGGGGTCGGACACCGAACTGGAGAGCGCCACGGCTTTGCCCCGGCCGGCCTGGCGCCGGCCAAGCTTGCGCTCGCCGACACCGAGCTGGATCAGGCCGATGCCAAACGCCATGAAGACGATGAGGACGGAGGAATAGGCGATGGCGAGGCCGAACTCGCCCGCCTCGACGCGCCCGACGATATAGGCCGTGGCGAGGTTGTATTCGGCCGAGACCAAGAAGATCACGGCGCTGACCGCCGTCATCGAGCGGACGAAGGAGTAGACCAGCGCCGAAACCAGCGCCGGCCGCAGCAGCGGCAGCACCACCCGCCAGAGCGTCGTGAAGCTGCGCGCCCGCAGCGTGGTCGAGGCCTCGTCCAGGCTCTTGTCGATCTGCGACAGGCCGGCGATGCCCGAGCGCACGCCGACCGGCATGTTGCGGAAGACGAAGGCGATGATCAGGATCAGGCCCGTGCCGGTGATCTCGATCGGCGGGACGTTGAAGGCGAGGATATAGGCGACGCCAAGCACCGTGCCGGGAATGGCGAAGGAGAGCATCGTCGCGAATTCGAGCATGCCGCGCCCGGCGAATTTCTGCCGCGTCAGCAGATAGGCAGTAAGCAAGCCGATCACCGCCGTCAGCGGCGCAGAGATCGCCGCGACCTTGATCGTGGTGAAGAAGGAATTCCAGGCCGAGCCCTGGAAATAGATGCCATTGCTGAAATCGATCGCGAAGCCCGTCGCGTAGTGCTCCAGCGTCGGGGTGTGATTGCGGCCCATCGATTTGACGAAGCCGCCGACCAGAATGACGAGATAGATCACGAAGGTCAGCGCGACCCAGGGCACGATCGCCGCCGCAGCCAGCCAGGTGATGCGGCGCGGCAGCGGCGTCGGCAGGCC contains:
- a CDS encoding Na/Pi cotransporter family protein, with the translated sequence MTTSDSATTILIHLAGGVALLIWSVRLVRTGAMRAFGSSLRQALQTFTQNRFAAFGSGAAVTMVLQSSTATTLLVSSFAGRNLIAPAMALAVLLGANFGTALAAFVISMDLGWLWGVCMALGVALYLGHEAMDRARNIGRVLVGIGLILLSLIELNAAAAPLAQSPTFRTLLGALASEPLLAALVAIAATWLTHSSIAVILLIATFAASGLFPPATALTLVIGANLGNALIPVLDQIGAPAAQRRAAVGNLVTRVVLALVVLPFVGPLSGWMLALPSVDARLAIEFHVALNFAGALLFLPFVTPVSTLVARLMPGKESAGTEVTPRYLDPNILDSPTEALACAMREALHLGDRVEGMLRDTMTLLEKDELKLSRVIAEADDGVDTIHESIKLYLVRVSRNELSDEEGRRLLEIITLITNLEHIGDIIDKNLRELAEKKIRKRYAFSPEGLAEIREFHQRVSSGLVLALNVFATRDLALARQLFAEKATMRDAERRATESHFQRLRSGRPESIETSAIHLDIIRDLKRIHGHIASIGYPILESANALRESRLMETKEARARQEREMLLPTPQTGH
- a CDS encoding ABC transporter ATP-binding protein, which codes for MTKAGPASVEFRNVSMRYGAVTAVDNVSFTVEAGKLVTLLGPSGCGKTTTLRMIAGLEIASDGQILIGGQDVTKLSAADRDVSMVFQSYALFPHMSVLENAAYGPTVKGLGKEKSREMALDKLALVGLKGFENRYPSELSGGQQQRVAVARALVLEPQVLLFDEPLSNLDAKLRRRVREEIRELQQNLNLTVAYVTHDQEEALAVSDKIIVMSNAKIAQQGAPRALYEEPANAFVADFIGDANLIDVTVKAVADGRAEVAVGPATVSLPARGLGPGPAKVAIRPESLLLSGETGSPSLPGTVAKCAYLGNHLDIMVETPVGELFVVQYGHHAMLEPGTPVRLTFAGSGVTLIPPA